A genomic window from Halorubrum trapanicum includes:
- a CDS encoding DNA-directed DNA polymerase — protein sequence MTQSGLSDFSSTGDAGGEADGDTDTEREELAAQEAAAVAGGGRGHVSDVVDVDEAKFPESTGTVELMITQIDYAVEGYGSDEYPVVHVFGRRPAEHVEDADHDVVEHLRVLGVEPYFYVPTADLDRDPVEEYDVVIGTREENPDGEPYESIRGEPLTRIVTRTPRDVGNIRDDFATSFEADILFPNRFLIDNGLNGGIRVEERRLDDGEGTIQVHEGHLEPAEVDAEMRVNTFDIEVDDRRGFPEDGEEPIICLTSHDSYDDEYVVWLYDAPEAEVPPPEDLPDYEGIVGDGEELNFEVRTFEEEAAMLDAFVEYIRETDVDVMTGWNFEDFDAPYLLDRMEVLDEESEYDLSVDRLSRIGEVWRSGWGGPDIKGRVVFDLLYAYKRTMFTELESYRLDAVGERELGVGKERYTGDIGDLWEQDPERLLEYSIRDVELCVEIDRAQDVIAFWDDARKIVGCKLEDATTPGDAVDMYVLHMAYGNFALPSKGQQDAEEFEGGAVFDPISGVREMVSVLDLKSLYPMSMVTINASPETKVDPNEYDGETYQTPTGVHFRKEPDGIIREMVNELLDEREEKKALRNEHDPGTEAYEQYDRQQGAVKVLMNSLYGVFGWDRFRLYDREMSAGVTSTNREVIAFTADVTSELNREVTYGDTDSVMLSLGDLSKEDAIETSFEIADHINERYDDFAREELNADEHRFEIEFEKLYRRFFQAGKKKRYAGHIVWKEGKDVDDIDITGFEYKRSDIAGITKEVQQNVIETIVTGDDIDEDMEEVKAYLVDVIARVLDGDVDLDEIGIPGGIGKKLDAYDTPTAQVRGAKYANMMLGTNFGSGSKPKRLYIEKVHPDFWARMEEEEGLDPQRDRLYGEFKRDPDVICFEYADQVPDEFEVDWEKMLDKTLKGPIERVIEALGMSWEEVKTGQEQTGLGSFM from the coding sequence ATGACTCAGTCGGGGCTGTCGGACTTCTCGTCGACCGGGGACGCGGGCGGCGAGGCCGACGGCGACACGGACACCGAACGGGAGGAGCTGGCCGCCCAGGAGGCGGCCGCCGTCGCGGGCGGCGGGCGGGGCCACGTCAGCGACGTCGTCGACGTCGACGAGGCGAAGTTCCCGGAGTCGACCGGAACCGTCGAGCTGATGATCACCCAGATCGACTACGCCGTCGAGGGGTACGGCAGCGACGAGTACCCGGTCGTCCACGTGTTCGGCCGGCGGCCGGCGGAGCACGTCGAGGACGCCGACCACGACGTCGTCGAACACCTCCGCGTGCTGGGCGTCGAGCCGTACTTCTACGTCCCCACGGCCGACCTCGACCGCGACCCCGTCGAGGAGTACGACGTGGTGATCGGGACCCGGGAGGAGAACCCTGACGGCGAGCCGTACGAGAGCATCCGCGGCGAGCCGCTCACCCGGATCGTCACCCGGACGCCCCGCGACGTGGGGAACATCCGCGACGACTTCGCGACCAGCTTCGAGGCGGACATCCTCTTCCCGAACCGATTTCTGATCGACAACGGGCTCAACGGCGGGATCCGCGTCGAGGAGCGGCGGCTCGACGACGGCGAGGGGACGATCCAGGTCCACGAGGGCCACCTCGAACCGGCCGAGGTCGACGCCGAGATGCGGGTGAACACCTTCGACATCGAGGTGGACGACCGGCGCGGCTTCCCCGAGGACGGCGAGGAGCCGATCATCTGTCTCACCAGCCACGACTCCTACGACGACGAGTACGTCGTCTGGCTGTACGACGCGCCCGAGGCCGAGGTCCCGCCGCCCGAGGACCTCCCCGACTACGAGGGGATCGTCGGCGACGGCGAGGAGCTCAACTTCGAGGTCCGCACCTTCGAGGAGGAGGCCGCGATGCTCGACGCGTTTGTCGAATACATCCGAGAAACCGACGTAGACGTTATGACTGGGTGGAATTTCGAGGATTTCGACGCGCCGTACCTCCTCGATCGGATGGAGGTACTCGACGAGGAGAGCGAGTACGACCTCTCCGTCGACCGACTCTCCCGGATCGGCGAGGTGTGGCGCTCCGGCTGGGGGGGTCCCGACATCAAAGGTCGAGTCGTCTTCGACCTGCTGTACGCCTACAAGCGCACGATGTTCACCGAACTGGAGTCGTACCGCCTTGACGCGGTCGGTGAGCGCGAGCTGGGCGTCGGCAAGGAGCGCTACACGGGCGACATCGGCGACCTCTGGGAGCAGGACCCCGAGCGCCTGCTGGAGTACAGCATCCGCGACGTGGAGCTTTGCGTCGAGATCGACCGCGCGCAGGACGTGATCGCCTTCTGGGACGACGCCCGCAAGATCGTCGGCTGTAAGCTGGAGGACGCGACGACGCCCGGCGACGCGGTCGACATGTACGTGCTCCACATGGCGTACGGCAACTTCGCGCTTCCCTCGAAGGGACAGCAGGACGCCGAGGAGTTCGAGGGCGGCGCGGTGTTCGACCCGATCTCGGGAGTCCGCGAGATGGTGAGCGTGCTCGACTTGAAGAGCCTCTACCCCATGTCGATGGTGACGATCAACGCCTCACCGGAGACGAAGGTCGATCCCAACGAGTACGACGGTGAGACGTACCAGACCCCGACGGGTGTCCATTTCCGGAAGGAGCCGGACGGGATCATCCGGGAGATGGTGAACGAACTGCTCGACGAGCGCGAGGAAAAGAAGGCGCTCCGGAACGAACACGATCCGGGCACCGAGGCGTACGAGCAGTACGACCGTCAGCAGGGAGCTGTCAAGGTTTTGATGAATAGCCTGTACGGCGTTTTTGGATGGGATCGATTCCGTCTATACGACCGTGAGATGAGCGCTGGCGTCACGTCTACCAACCGCGAGGTGATCGCATTCACCGCCGACGTGACCAGCGAACTTAACAGAGAAGTAACATATGGAGATACGGACAGCGTCATGCTTTCACTCGGTGATTTGTCGAAAGAAGATGCCATCGAGACCTCCTTCGAGATAGCGGACCACATCAACGAGCGCTACGACGACTTCGCGCGCGAGGAGCTCAACGCCGACGAACACCGCTTCGAGATCGAGTTCGAGAAGCTCTACCGGCGGTTCTTCCAGGCGGGCAAGAAGAAGCGGTACGCGGGCCACATCGTCTGGAAGGAGGGGAAAGACGTCGACGACATCGACATCACCGGCTTCGAGTACAAGCGGTCGGACATCGCCGGCATCACGAAGGAGGTCCAACAGAACGTCATCGAGACGATCGTGACGGGCGACGACATCGACGAGGACATGGAGGAGGTGAAAGCGTACCTCGTGGACGTCATCGCGCGCGTGCTCGACGGCGACGTGGACCTCGACGAGATCGGGATCCCCGGCGGGATCGGCAAGAAGCTGGACGCCTACGACACGCCGACCGCGCAGGTCCGCGGCGCGAAGTACGCCAACATGATGCTCGGCACCAACTTCGGGAGCGGGTCGAAGCCGAAGCGGCTGTACATCGAGAAGGTCCACCCCGACTTCTGGGCGCGGATGGAAGAGGAAGAGGGGCTCGACCCGCAGCGGGACCGACTGTACGGGGAGTTCAAGCGCGACCCGGACGTGATCTGCTTCGAGTACGCCGACCAGGTCCCCGACGAGTTCGAGGTCGACTGGGAGAAGATGCTGGACAAGACCCTGAAAGGCCCCATCGAGCGCGTCATCGAGGCGCTCGGCATGTCGTGGGAGGAAGTCAAGACGGGCCAAGAGCAGACCGGGCTCGGCTCGTTCATGTGA
- a CDS encoding metal-dependent transcriptional regulator — MNTADQYLKTIYVVQDQEDGPASTGSIADSLGVSPASANEMIGKLEERGLAEHEKYKGVRLTDDGIVRARDALQTYCIIERFLANVLAVEDFQAEARELEAVIDDTVAERLDTIIDRQPECPDCFDPETDACACLEVAAAPVEPEQQ; from the coding sequence GTGAACACCGCAGATCAGTACCTCAAGACGATATACGTCGTACAGGACCAGGAGGACGGCCCCGCCTCGACGGGGTCGATAGCCGACTCGCTCGGCGTCAGCCCGGCCAGCGCCAACGAGATGATCGGCAAGCTCGAGGAGCGCGGGCTCGCCGAACACGAGAAGTACAAGGGCGTCCGGCTGACCGACGACGGCATCGTCCGCGCCAGAGACGCCCTCCAGACGTACTGTATCATCGAGCGGTTCCTCGCGAACGTCCTCGCGGTCGAGGACTTCCAGGCCGAGGCCCGCGAGCTGGAGGCCGTCATCGACGACACGGTCGCCGAGCGGCTCGACACGATCATCGACCGCCAGCCGGAGTGCCCGGACTGCTTCGACCCCGAGACGGACGCCTGCGCGTGTCTCGAAGTCGCGGCGGCCCCGGTCGAGCCGGAACAGCAGTAG
- the sufB gene encoding Fe-S cluster assembly protein SufB, with protein sequence MSSQQDDLKETDTEARFEFKKEENSAFKSEKGLTEETVRVISEDKDEPEWMLERRLRALEQFQEMPMPTDWPGQPDLSEVDINEIVPYIRPDIDKRGGADSWEDLPEEIQDTFDKLGIPEAEKNALSGVGAQYESEIVYQNMQERWEEKGVIFCDMDKAVQEHEEIVREHFMTKCVPPSDNKFAALHGAIWSGGSFVYVPENTTVEMPIQAYFRMNSEGMGQFEHTLIIAEEGSEVHYIEGCSAPKYSAFNLHSGGVEVFVGEDAHVQYSTVQNWSKNTYNLNTKRAIAEKGGRMEWISGSMGSKATMLYPSTILKGRGASDNHITIAFAGEGQDIDTGAKVYHNAPDTKSTVESKSIAKDGGRTNYRGLVHIADGAENSSTAVECDALMFDNESTSDTMPYMEINESKVDVAHEATVGKIGDEDIFYLQSRGLDDDDAKQMIVSGFIEPITEELPIEYAVELNRLVELEMEGSLG encoded by the coding sequence ATGAGTTCACAACAGGACGACCTCAAGGAGACAGACACCGAGGCGCGCTTCGAGTTCAAGAAGGAGGAGAACTCCGCCTTCAAGAGCGAAAAGGGCCTCACCGAGGAGACGGTCCGCGTCATCTCGGAGGACAAGGACGAACCGGAGTGGATGCTGGAGCGGCGCCTGCGCGCGCTCGAGCAGTTCCAAGAGATGCCGATGCCGACCGACTGGCCCGGCCAGCCGGACCTCTCGGAGGTCGACATCAACGAGATCGTGCCGTACATCCGGCCGGACATCGACAAGCGCGGCGGCGCGGACAGCTGGGAGGACCTCCCGGAGGAGATCCAAGACACCTTCGACAAGCTGGGAATTCCGGAGGCCGAGAAGAACGCGCTCTCGGGCGTCGGCGCGCAGTACGAGTCCGAGATCGTCTACCAGAACATGCAGGAGCGCTGGGAGGAGAAGGGCGTCATCTTCTGTGACATGGACAAGGCCGTCCAGGAGCACGAGGAGATCGTCCGCGAGCACTTCATGACGAAGTGCGTCCCCCCGAGCGACAACAAGTTCGCGGCGCTTCACGGCGCCATCTGGTCCGGCGGCTCGTTCGTCTACGTCCCGGAGAACACCACCGTGGAGATGCCGATTCAGGCGTACTTCCGGATGAACTCCGAGGGGATGGGCCAGTTCGAGCACACGCTCATCATCGCCGAGGAGGGCTCCGAGGTCCACTACATCGAGGGCTGTTCCGCCCCGAAGTACTCGGCCTTTAACCTCCACTCCGGCGGCGTGGAAGTGTTCGTCGGCGAGGACGCCCACGTCCAGTACTCGACCGTCCAGAACTGGTCGAAGAACACGTACAACCTCAACACGAAGCGCGCCATCGCCGAGAAGGGCGGGCGCATGGAGTGGATCTCCGGCTCGATGGGGTCGAAGGCGACGATGCTGTACCCGTCGACGATCCTGAAGGGCCGCGGCGCCTCCGACAACCACATCACCATCGCCTTCGCGGGTGAGGGCCAGGACATCGACACCGGCGCGAAGGTGTACCACAACGCGCCGGACACGAAGTCCACCGTCGAGTCGAAGTCGATCGCGAAGGACGGCGGCCGCACCAACTACCGCGGCCTCGTCCACATCGCGGACGGCGCGGAGAACTCCTCGACCGCCGTGGAGTGCGACGCGCTGATGTTCGACAACGAGTCGACGTCGGACACGATGCCGTACATGGAGATCAACGAGTCGAAGGTCGACGTCGCCCACGAGGCGACCGTCGGGAAGATCGGCGACGAGGACATCTTCTACCTCCAGTCGCGCGGCCTCGACGACGACGACGCGAAACAGATGATCGTCTCGGGGTTCATCGAGCCGATCACGGAGGAGCTGCCGATCGAGTACGCCGTCGAGCTGAACCGGCTCGTCGAGCTGGAGATGGAGGGTTCGCTCGGATAA
- a CDS encoding ferritin family protein, translating to MSVSQRVASDDQLARLLQIGIVLEEVVEARTHRHYQQLDAELDEEVETLLADAAEESADHRERLESLIEGLGVDSVPFGEIESLVDARYGRTRPEDFDDVLYDQLCNEETAYKFYDDLIEAIEDSDAAFSIDREELLATLTAIRDEEAEGVREVTEVMERR from the coding sequence GTGAGCGTGAGCCAGCGGGTCGCCTCCGACGACCAGCTCGCGCGGCTGCTCCAGATCGGAATCGTGCTCGAGGAGGTCGTCGAAGCGCGAACGCACCGCCACTACCAGCAGCTGGACGCCGAGCTCGACGAGGAGGTGGAGACGCTGCTCGCGGACGCCGCCGAGGAGTCCGCCGACCACCGCGAGCGGCTGGAATCGCTGATCGAGGGGCTCGGCGTCGACAGCGTCCCGTTCGGCGAGATCGAGTCGCTGGTCGACGCCCGCTACGGGCGGACGCGGCCGGAGGACTTCGACGACGTGCTGTACGACCAGCTGTGCAACGAGGAGACGGCGTACAAGTTCTACGACGACCTCATCGAGGCGATCGAGGACTCCGACGCCGCGTTCTCGATCGACCGCGAGGAGCTGCTCGCCACCCTGACGGCGATCCGCGACGAGGAGGCCGAGGGAGTACGCGAGGTCACGGAGGTCATGGAGCGCCGATGA
- the sufD gene encoding Fe-S cluster assembly protein SufD, whose amino-acid sequence MSTKQIESLSEDTVRRIADERDEPEWLLETRLDALAALETAELPDVIQTPGRRWTDLEALDFEALVDPLNQADETERTAGDDEVVVLPFTEALGEYGDVIEANFGSVLDPEHNYLTALSVALFTTGTFVYVPEGVDVEDVTVRAEMNSRSLFSQTLVVAEESSSVTILESIETGDAEIGDDRYFSNLVEVVAGENANVQFGSLQNLDDDAYTYSLKRGVTDTYATVDWIESNFGSKLTRSDIETELNGDGSESQIVGTFFGTDDQHFDINARVWHQAEQTTADLVTRGVLDDVARSVYEGVQDVGEDAWNTSSYQRENTLMLSDDAEADASPKLIIHNHDTEASHSATVGQVDAEDLFYLESRSIDSRTARNMLVEGFFVPVLEEIAVDEFRDDVEELVLERLQ is encoded by the coding sequence ATGAGCACGAAGCAAATCGAGAGCCTCTCGGAGGACACGGTACGACGCATCGCCGACGAACGCGACGAGCCCGAGTGGCTCTTGGAGACACGTCTGGACGCGCTGGCAGCGCTGGAGACCGCGGAGCTGCCCGACGTCATCCAGACCCCCGGCCGCCGCTGGACCGACCTGGAGGCGCTGGACTTCGAGGCGCTCGTCGACCCGCTGAACCAGGCCGACGAGACCGAGCGGACCGCGGGAGACGACGAGGTCGTCGTCCTCCCGTTCACCGAGGCGCTCGGCGAGTACGGCGACGTCATCGAGGCGAACTTCGGCTCCGTCCTCGACCCGGAACACAACTACCTCACGGCGCTTTCGGTCGCGCTGTTCACCACCGGCACGTTCGTCTACGTCCCCGAGGGCGTCGACGTGGAGGACGTGACGGTGCGCGCGGAGATGAACTCCCGCTCGCTGTTCAGCCAGACGCTCGTCGTCGCCGAGGAGTCGTCGTCGGTGACGATCCTCGAGTCGATCGAGACAGGTGACGCCGAGATCGGCGACGACCGGTACTTCTCGAACCTCGTCGAGGTCGTCGCGGGCGAGAACGCGAACGTCCAGTTCGGCTCGCTCCAGAACCTCGACGACGACGCGTACACCTACTCGCTGAAGCGCGGCGTGACGGACACGTACGCGACGGTCGACTGGATCGAGAGCAACTTCGGCTCGAAGCTCACGCGCTCGGACATCGAGACCGAGCTCAACGGCGACGGCTCCGAGAGCCAGATCGTCGGGACGTTCTTCGGTACGGACGACCAGCACTTCGACATCAACGCCCGCGTGTGGCACCAGGCGGAGCAGACGACCGCCGACCTGGTCACCCGCGGCGTGCTCGACGACGTCGCCCGCTCCGTCTACGAGGGGGTTCAGGACGTCGGCGAGGACGCGTGGAACACCTCCAGCTACCAGCGCGAGAACACGCTGATGCTGTCGGACGACGCCGAGGCCGACGCGTCGCCGAAGCTGATCATCCACAACCACGACACCGAGGCGTCCCACTCCGCGACGGTCGGGCAGGTCGACGCCGAGGACCTGTTCTACTTGGAGAGCCGCTCGATCGACTCCCGGACCGCGCGGAACATGCTCGTCGAGGGCTTCTTCGTGCCCGTCCTCGAAGAGATCGCGGTCGACGAGTTCCGCGACGACGTCGAGGAGCTCGTCCTCGAGCGTCTCCAGTAG
- a CDS encoding glutathione S-transferase N-terminal domain-containing protein: protein MLELYQSEGCPHCAKVRETLSELGVSYVAHNPRLPGDVGGDVTNEVTHDELTAGGDDQIPYLVDTDRGVTMYESDDIVDYLEEHYA from the coding sequence ATGCTCGAACTCTACCAGTCGGAAGGCTGTCCGCACTGCGCGAAGGTCCGCGAGACGCTCTCCGAGCTCGGCGTCTCCTACGTCGCGCACAACCCGCGGCTTCCCGGCGATGTCGGCGGCGACGTGACCAACGAGGTCACCCACGACGAGCTCACCGCGGGCGGCGACGACCAGATCCCGTACCTCGTCGACACCGACCGCGGCGTTACCATGTACGAGAGCGACGACATCGTCGACTACCTCGAGGAACACTACGCCTGA
- the argS gene encoding arginine--tRNA ligase, which yields MFRQFRSEVEAALADALGSLDLPTDDLGIERPPDDMDATLASSVAFRLAGEVGDAPPNVAATVAEAVSVEGTDYVASVDTAGPYVNFHANERYLADTLDAAAVDADYGALPDRDTSVVVEHTSANPTGPVHVGRARNPIVGDAVANLMEYAGYDVDRHYYVNDAGRQMAVFTWAYERFDESDLDADPARDRAEYNLVRYYRKGNAFLEEADADAVEAAEAEIQEILQGLEAGDEATYERVGEVVDTVLGGMKECLARLPAEFDEFVKETRFMRDGSTDDIAARLKETDHAVYEEDAWQLELDEWGIEKNLVFLRSDDTSLYTTRDLAHHEWKFDNYDRAVTVLGEDHKLQADQLDATLELLGNDTDRLGHVIYSYVNLPDGKMSTRKGTGVMLDDLLDEAIDRAREAVESRMDDRIRDDDLTDADVERIAHQVGIGAVRYDIVSKQPAKAITFEWEDALDFEAQSAPFVQYVHARCAGILDEAAAEGVDVPGVTADADGRVDPDALDVDAGALETDAARDLLREVARFPAAIEAAADDLEPHTIATFTREFADAYNAFYRECPVVTAETDELRDARVAVVAAAKHTMANALDVLGVEAPESM from the coding sequence ATGTTCAGGCAGTTCCGGTCGGAGGTCGAGGCGGCGCTCGCGGACGCGCTCGGCTCGCTCGACCTCCCGACCGACGACCTCGGCATCGAACGCCCGCCCGACGACATGGACGCGACGCTCGCCTCCAGCGTCGCGTTCCGACTCGCGGGCGAGGTCGGCGACGCGCCGCCGAACGTCGCGGCGACGGTCGCCGAGGCGGTGTCGGTCGAGGGCACCGACTACGTCGCGAGCGTCGACACCGCGGGGCCGTACGTCAACTTCCACGCGAACGAGCGCTACCTCGCGGACACCCTCGACGCGGCCGCCGTCGACGCCGACTACGGTGCGCTCCCCGACCGGGACACCTCGGTCGTCGTCGAGCACACCAGCGCGAACCCGACCGGCCCGGTCCACGTCGGCCGCGCGCGCAACCCGATCGTCGGCGACGCCGTCGCGAACCTCATGGAGTACGCGGGGTACGACGTCGACCGCCATTACTACGTCAACGACGCCGGCCGGCAGATGGCCGTGTTCACCTGGGCGTACGAGCGGTTCGACGAGTCCGACCTCGACGCCGACCCCGCGCGCGACCGCGCGGAGTACAACCTCGTGCGCTACTACCGCAAGGGGAACGCCTTCCTGGAGGAGGCCGACGCCGACGCGGTCGAGGCCGCGGAGGCGGAGATTCAGGAGATTCTCCAGGGGCTCGAAGCCGGCGACGAGGCGACGTACGAGCGCGTCGGCGAGGTCGTCGACACGGTGCTGGGCGGGATGAAGGAGTGCCTCGCGCGGCTCCCCGCGGAGTTCGACGAGTTCGTCAAGGAGACCCGGTTCATGCGCGACGGTTCCACCGACGACATCGCGGCGCGGCTCAAGGAGACCGACCACGCGGTCTACGAGGAGGACGCCTGGCAGCTGGAACTCGACGAGTGGGGGATCGAGAAGAACCTCGTCTTCCTCCGCTCGGACGACACCAGCCTCTACACCACCCGGGATCTCGCGCACCACGAGTGGAAGTTCGACAACTACGACCGCGCCGTCACGGTGCTCGGCGAGGACCACAAGCTCCAGGCCGACCAGCTCGACGCGACCTTGGAGCTGCTCGGCAACGACACCGACCGGCTCGGCCACGTCATCTACTCGTACGTCAACCTCCCCGACGGGAAGATGTCCACCCGGAAGGGGACGGGCGTGATGCTCGACGACCTGCTCGACGAGGCGATCGACCGCGCCCGCGAGGCGGTCGAGTCCCGGATGGACGACCGCATCCGCGACGACGACCTCACCGACGCGGACGTCGAGCGCATCGCCCATCAGGTCGGGATCGGCGCCGTGCGGTACGACATCGTCTCGAAGCAGCCCGCGAAGGCGATCACCTTCGAGTGGGAGGACGCGCTCGACTTCGAGGCGCAGTCGGCCCCGTTCGTCCAGTACGTCCACGCGCGCTGCGCCGGCATCCTTGACGAGGCCGCGGCCGAAGGCGTCGATGTTCCGGGCGTGACGGCCGACGCCGACGGGCGCGTCGATCCCGACGCGCTCGACGTGGACGCGGGCGCCCTCGAAACCGACGCGGCCCGCGACCTGCTCCGCGAGGTCGCGCGCTTCCCCGCGGCGATTGAGGCCGCCGCGGACGACCTCGAACCGCACACGATCGCGACGTTCACCCGCGAGTTCGCCGACGCGTACAACGCCTTCTACCGCGAGTGCCCGGTCGTGACCGCCGAGACCGACGAGCTGCGCGACGCCCGCGTCGCGGTCGTCGCGGCCGCGAAGCACACGATGGCGAACGCACTCGACGTGCTGGGCGTCGAGGCGCCCGAGTCGATGTAG
- a CDS encoding ABC transporter ATP-binding protein has translation MATLEINDLHARVAEEGGERILLGVDLTVESGDIHALMGPNGSGKSTLAKVIAGHPAYEVTDGSISLHLSEADVADVDAELDDEDYHWELLELEPNERAALGIFLGFQYPAEIEGVTMTNFLRQALNAKADEREELFEEEDEDEEEAEADDDEGYETSPMEGPADDGEIGVAEFQEILSEKMELLDMDEKFMQRYLNAGFSGGEKKQNEVLQAAMLEPSVAVLDEIDSGLDIDRLKDVSKGINALRDEQGTGILQITHYQRILDYVEPDHVHVMLDGEVVKSGGAELAEKLEDEGYDWVREDAFEAA, from the coding sequence ATGGCTACTCTCGAAATCAACGATCTTCACGCACGAGTGGCGGAAGAGGGCGGCGAACGCATCCTTCTCGGCGTCGACCTGACCGTCGAGTCCGGGGACATCCACGCGCTGATGGGCCCCAACGGCTCCGGCAAGTCGACGCTGGCGAAGGTGATCGCCGGCCACCCGGCCTACGAGGTCACCGACGGGTCGATCTCCCTCCACCTCAGCGAGGCGGACGTCGCGGACGTCGACGCCGAGCTCGACGACGAGGACTACCACTGGGAGCTGCTCGAGTTAGAGCCGAACGAGCGCGCCGCGCTCGGCATCTTCCTCGGCTTCCAGTACCCCGCTGAGATCGAGGGCGTCACCATGACGAACTTCCTCCGCCAGGCCCTCAACGCGAAGGCCGACGAGCGCGAGGAGCTGTTCGAAGAGGAGGACGAAGACGAGGAGGAAGCCGAGGCGGACGACGACGAAGGCTACGAGACCTCCCCGATGGAGGGCCCCGCGGACGACGGCGAGATCGGCGTCGCCGAGTTCCAGGAGATCCTCTCGGAGAAGATGGAGCTGCTCGACATGGACGAGAAGTTCATGCAGCGGTACCTCAACGCCGGCTTCTCCGGCGGCGAGAAGAAGCAGAACGAGGTCCTCCAGGCCGCGATGTTGGAGCCGAGCGTCGCCGTGCTCGACGAGATCGACTCCGGGCTCGACATCGACCGCCTGAAGGACGTCTCGAAGGGGATCAACGCGCTCCGCGACGAGCAGGGCACGGGCATCCTCCAGATCACTCACTACCAGCGCATCCTCGACTACGTCGAGCCCGACCACGTCCACGTCATGCTCGACGGCGAAGTCGTCAAGAGCGGCGGCGCGGAGCTCGCCGAGAAGCTCGAGGACGAGGGGTACGACTGGGTCCGCGAGGACGCCTTCGAGGCGGCGTAA
- the prf1 gene encoding peptide chain release factor aRF-1, which translates to MSSDAQEANEDRRKYEFRKVIEELKDYEGSGTQLVTIYIPEDKQISDVVAHVTQEHSEASNIKSKQTRTNVQDALTSIKDRLRYYDTFPPDNGIVIFSGAIDAGGGQTDMVTRTLESPPQPVESFRYHCDSEFLTEPLEHMLEDSGLFGLIVLDRREANVGWLKGKRVEPVKSASSLVPGKQRKGGQSAQRFARLRLEAIDNFYQEVAGMADDLFVDKRHELDGILVGGPSPTKDEFLDGDYLHHELQDKVLGKFDVAYTDESGLKDLVDNASEVLADQEIVEDKRNMEEFFEKLNTGEEATYGFEQTRRNLIMGSVDRLLISEDLRSDVVVYECPNGHEEYEVLDARHSTPDHECSECGEAADVEEREDVIEHLMAIAEQRGTDTKFISTDFEKGEQLLDAFGGIAGILRYSTGV; encoded by the coding sequence ATGAGTAGCGACGCACAGGAGGCGAACGAGGACCGCCGGAAGTACGAGTTCCGCAAGGTCATCGAGGAGCTCAAAGACTACGAGGGCTCCGGCACCCAGCTCGTCACCATCTACATCCCCGAGGACAAGCAGATCTCCGACGTGGTGGCCCACGTCACCCAAGAGCACAGCGAGGCGTCGAACATCAAGTCCAAGCAGACCCGGACGAACGTCCAAGACGCGCTGACGTCGATCAAGGACCGACTGCGCTATTACGACACCTTCCCGCCCGACAACGGGATCGTGATCTTCTCGGGCGCCATCGACGCGGGCGGCGGCCAGACCGACATGGTCACGCGGACCCTGGAATCGCCCCCGCAGCCCGTCGAGTCGTTCCGCTACCACTGCGACTCGGAGTTCCTCACCGAGCCGCTCGAACACATGCTCGAGGACTCCGGACTCTTCGGGCTCATCGTCTTAGACCGCCGCGAGGCGAACGTCGGCTGGCTGAAGGGGAAACGCGTCGAGCCCGTCAAGTCCGCCTCCTCGCTCGTCCCCGGCAAACAGCGGAAGGGGGGGCAGTCCGCACAGCGGTTCGCCCGTCTGCGCCTCGAAGCGATCGACAACTTCTATCAGGAGGTCGCGGGGATGGCCGACGACCTGTTCGTCGACAAGCGCCACGAGCTCGACGGCATCCTCGTCGGCGGCCCCTCGCCGACGAAAGACGAGTTCCTCGACGGCGACTACCTCCACCACGAGCTGCAGGACAAGGTGCTCGGCAAGTTCGACGTGGCCTACACCGACGAGTCCGGCCTGAAGGATCTCGTTGACAACGCCAGCGAGGTGCTCGCCGACCAGGAGATCGTCGAGGACAAACGCAACATGGAGGAGTTCTTCGAGAAGCTCAACACCGGCGAGGAGGCGACCTACGGGTTCGAGCAGACCCGCCGGAACCTGATCATGGGATCCGTCGACCGGCTGCTCATCTCCGAGGACCTCCGCTCCGACGTCGTCGTCTACGAGTGCCCCAACGGCCACGAGGAGTACGAGGTGCTCGACGCCCGCCATTCGACGCCCGACCACGAGTGTAGCGAGTGCGGCGAGGCGGCCGACGTCGAGGAGCGAGAGGACGTCATCGAACACCTGATGGCCATCGCGGAACAGCGCGGGACGGACACGAAGTTCATCTCCACCGACTTCGAGAAGGGCGAGCAGCTGCTCGACGCGTTCGGCGGCATCGCCGGCATTCTGCGGTACTCGACCGGCGTCTAA